From the genome of Pseudomonas sp. PDM14:
TATCATTTCCCTGTTGCTGGAAAACGAACCAGGCGCCCTGTCGCGTATCGTTGGCCTGTTTTCCCAGCGCAACTACAACATCGAAAGCCTGACCGTTGCACCGACCGAAGACCCGACTCTGTCGCGTCTGACGTTGACCACCGTCGGCCAGGACGATGTGATCGAGCAGATCACCAAGAACCTCAACAAGCTGATCGAAGTGGTCAAGCTGGTTAATCTGTCCGAAAGCGCGCACATCGAACGCGAGCTGATGCTGGTCAAGGTCAAGGCCACCGGCGCCCAGCGCGCTGAGGTCAAGCGCACCACCGACATCTTCCGTGGGCAGATCGTCGATGTGACCAGCAGCGTCTACACCATTCAGTTGGCCGGCACGAGCGACAAGCTGGACAGCTTCATCCAGGCCATCGGCACCGCGTCGATCCTGGAAACCGTACGCAGCGGCGTCACCGGCATTGCCCGTGGCGACAAAGTACTCAGTATCTAACTCTTTAGCGAACGGCCCACGAGGCCAGACAAACCAGGGGAATTCCCATGAAAGTGTTCTACGACAAAGACTGCGACCTCTCGATTATCCAGGGCAAGAAAGTCGCCATCATCGGTTACGGCTCCCAGGGCCACGCTCAGGCGTGCAACCTGAAGGACTCCGGTGTCGACGTTACCGTCGGTCTGCGTAAAGGTTCGGCTACCGTAGCCAAAGCTGAAGCTCATGGCCTGAAGGTTGCTGACGTGGCGACTGCCGTTGCTGCTGCCGATCTGGTCATGATCCTGACCCCGGACGAGTTCCAGGGCCAGTTGTACCGCAACGAGATCGAGCCGAACATCAAGAAGGGCGCCACGCTGGCCTTCTCCCACGGCTTCGCCATCCACTACAACCAGGTCGTGCCGCGCGCTGACCTCGACGTGATCATGATCGCGCCGAAGGCTCCGGGCCACACCGTGCGTACCGAGTTCGTCAAAGGCGGTGGCATTCCTGATCTGATCGCGGTCTATCAGGACGCTTCCGGTAACGCCAAGAACGTTGCCCTGTCCTACGCCTCGGGCGTTGGCGGCGGTCGTACCGGCATCATCGAAACCACCTTCAAGGACGAGACCGAAACCGACCTGTTCGGCGAACAGGCCGTACTGTGCGGCGGTACCGTTGAGCTGGTGAAAGCCGGTTTCGATACCCTGGTCGAAGCTGGCTACGCGCCGGAAATGGCCTACTTCGAGTGCCTGCACGAGCTGAAGCTGATCGTCGACCTGATGTTCGAAGGCGGCATCGCCAATATGAACTACTCGATTTCCAACAACGCCGAGTACGGCGAGTACGTCACTGGCCCGGAAGTTATCAACGCCGAGTCCCGTGCTGCCATGCGCAACGCTCTGAAGCGCATCCAGAACGGCGAGTACGCCAAGATGTTCATCCAGGAAGGTGCCTCGAACTACGCGTCGATGACCGCCTACCGCCGCAACAACGCTGCCCATGGCATCGAAGTGGTTGGCGAGAAGCTGCGTGCCATGATGCCGTGGATCGCTGCCAACAAGATCGTCGACAAGGCCAAGAACTAAGCCTTCGCGATCTGAAAAAGAACGCGGCTTCGGCCGCGTTTTTTTATGCTCGCGGCAGGCTTCTGGTATAAAGCCCTCTCGTTTGCATGGAGCTGCTGGGCGAACCTCCGACAGTGGCTCCGGTCGAAATTCAACCAAACCCGCTGCAAGGTGTTGTTCATGAACGAACGTCCCGAGGAATCCGGCAAGCCCTCAGAAGAGGAAAGCCTCCTGCCCATCGATGAGCATGTGGAGGAGGGTCATGATGCGGAAGGGCGCAAGGTCCGTCACCGTGGCATCTACCTGCTGCCCAACCTCTTCACCACCGCCGCGCTGTTCTCCGGCTTCTACGCCATCGTCAATGGCATGAACGGCCAGTTCGATCACGCGGCGATTGCCATCTTCGTTGCCATGGTCCTCGACGGTCTCGACGGTCGTGTCGCGCGCCTGACCAACACCCAGAGCTCCTTCGGTGCCGAGTACGACTCGCTGTCGGACATGGTCGCGTTCGGTGTTGCTCCGGCCCTGGTCGCTTTCGAGTGGGCGCTGGGCAGCCTGGGCAAGGTGGGCTGGATGGTCGCCTTCATCTATGTGGCGGGTGCTGCATTGCGTCTGGCTCGCTTCAACACCATGGTCGGCAAGGCCGACAAGCGCTACTTCATCGGTCTGGCCAGCCCGGCCGCCGCCGCGCTGGTTGCCGGTACGGTCTGGGCATTCAGCGACTTTGGCATCAAAGGTTCGAACATGGCGTTCGTCGTGGCCCTGCTGGTGGCGGCTGCGGGAACTCTGATGGTCAGCAACATCAAGTACCACAGCTTCAAGGACCTCGATCTCAAAGGACGTGTGCCCTTTGTCGCAATCCTTGTCGTGGTGCTGGTGTTCGCTGTGGTGTTCAGCGATCCGCCGCGTATTCTGCTACTGATCTTTGTGACCTATGCTGCATCGGGTCCAGTGCAATATTTGTTGCAGTTGCGCCGCCGCAAAGCCGTCGAGTGATGTAATTTCCTGCCGGCTTCGCAGTCTATTGGCGCATCAGTCGCCATTAGCTGCGGAGCCACCATGCTGATCAAGATTCCTGCAGCTTCTGCTGCGCGCGAACACGAAGTTACGCCTGAAGCCCTCTACCTTTCGCGCCGGCAGTTGCTTGCGGCTGCGGGCGGCCTTGCTGCAGCGAGTGCGTTTCCCCTCCAGGCCTCGACCGGGCCCTATACCGATGTGGCGCAAGGCAGCGCTCCGGCATGGTTTGCTGACAAGCTGAAAGATGCGCGCTGGCAATCCTCAAGGGGGGATGAGTCTCTGACCCCCTTCAGCGATGTCACGCAGTACAACAACTTCTATGAATTCGGTACCGGTAAGGGCGACCCGTCGCGCTACGCGGACAAGATGCAGGTCGAGCCCTGGTCCGTGATCATTGATGGCGAGGTTGCCAAGCCGGGGGCCGTGTCGCTGGAGGCGCTGGTACAGCCTCATCGTCTGGAAGAGCGCATCTATCGTCTGCGCTGTGTCGAGGCGTGGTCGATGGTCATACCTTGGCTTGGGTTTCCCTTGTCAGCACTGATCGAGCGGGCTCAGCCGACCTCGCGCGCTAAATACGTTAAGTTCGAAACTCATCTGGCGCCCAA
Proteins encoded in this window:
- the ilvC gene encoding ketol-acid reductoisomerase, with amino-acid sequence MKVFYDKDCDLSIIQGKKVAIIGYGSQGHAQACNLKDSGVDVTVGLRKGSATVAKAEAHGLKVADVATAVAAADLVMILTPDEFQGQLYRNEIEPNIKKGATLAFSHGFAIHYNQVVPRADLDVIMIAPKAPGHTVRTEFVKGGGIPDLIAVYQDASGNAKNVALSYASGVGGGRTGIIETTFKDETETDLFGEQAVLCGGTVELVKAGFDTLVEAGYAPEMAYFECLHELKLIVDLMFEGGIANMNYSISNNAEYGEYVTGPEVINAESRAAMRNALKRIQNGEYAKMFIQEGASNYASMTAYRRNNAAHGIEVVGEKLRAMMPWIAANKIVDKAKN
- the ilvN gene encoding acetolactate synthase small subunit translates to MRHIISLLLENEPGALSRIVGLFSQRNYNIESLTVAPTEDPTLSRLTLTTVGQDDVIEQITKNLNKLIEVVKLVNLSESAHIERELMLVKVKATGAQRAEVKRTTDIFRGQIVDVTSSVYTIQLAGTSDKLDSFIQAIGTASILETVRSGVTGIARGDKVLSI
- the msrP gene encoding protein-methionine-sulfoxide reductase catalytic subunit MsrP — its product is MLIKIPAASAAREHEVTPEALYLSRRQLLAAAGGLAAASAFPLQASTGPYTDVAQGSAPAWFADKLKDARWQSSRGDESLTPFSDVTQYNNFYEFGTGKGDPSRYADKMQVEPWSVIIDGEVAKPGAVSLEALVQPHRLEERIYRLRCVEAWSMVIPWLGFPLSALIERAQPTSRAKYVKFETHLAPKEMAGVRSGFSLIDWPYREGLRLDEAMHPLTFLAVGLYGRVLPNQNGAPLRLVVPWKYGFKSIKSIVRISLVAERPITTWEALAPNEYGFYANVNPEVDHPRWSQATERRLPNSLFNPNVVSTRLFNGYDEVAPLYSGLDLRNNY
- the pssA gene encoding CDP-diacylglycerol--serine O-phosphatidyltransferase translates to MNERPEESGKPSEEESLLPIDEHVEEGHDAEGRKVRHRGIYLLPNLFTTAALFSGFYAIVNGMNGQFDHAAIAIFVAMVLDGLDGRVARLTNTQSSFGAEYDSLSDMVAFGVAPALVAFEWALGSLGKVGWMVAFIYVAGAALRLARFNTMVGKADKRYFIGLASPAAAALVAGTVWAFSDFGIKGSNMAFVVALLVAAAGTLMVSNIKYHSFKDLDLKGRVPFVAILVVVLVFAVVFSDPPRILLLIFVTYAASGPVQYLLQLRRRKAVE